A genomic window from Gossypium hirsutum isolate 1008001.06 chromosome D10, Gossypium_hirsutum_v2.1, whole genome shotgun sequence includes:
- the LOC107925023 gene encoding NAC transcription factor 56: MDGNNRSNVANLPPGFRFHPTDEELIIHYLNQKVFPSSNHHLMFSIIADVNIYKFNPWELPDKALFGENEWFFFSPRERKYPNGTRPNRAAASGYWKATGTDKPIIASVGSQCLGMKKALVFYKGRPPKGVKTDWMMIEYRLLDDCFVSQRPKGSMQLDDWVLCRVSHKGKAPLAGGYLQGQEMAIQITIGINEYDHQLPTMDQIVGLESEELDEKVFQEGSPEYPPTPIDTSVREVLKSIERVLSVGALDELVMASSSDDAV; this comes from the exons ATGGATGGAAACAATAGGTCTAATGTTGCTAACTTGCCCCCAGGGTTCAGATTCCATCCTACTGATGAAGAGCTTATCATTCATTATCTAAACCAGAAGGTTTTCCCTTCCTCCAATCATCACCTAATGTTCTCCATTATAGCTGATGTTAATATCTACAAGTTCAATCCATGGGAACTTCCTG ATAAGGCTTTATTTGGTGAGAACGAGTGGTTTTTCTTTAGTCCAAGAGAAAGGAAGTATCCGAACGGAACACGCCCGAACCGAGCAGCGGCATCGGGATACTGGAAGGCTACCGGGACCGATAAACCGATCATCGCTTCTGTTGGTTCACAATGCCTTGGAATGAAGAAAGCTTTAGTGTTTTACAAAGGACGTCCTCCTAAAGGTGTAAAAACCGATTGGATGATGATTGAATATAGACTGCTCGATGATTGCTTTGTATCTCAAAGACCTAAAGGATCAATGCAA TTGGATGATTGGGTTCTATGCCGAGTTAGTCACAAAGGCAAAGCTCCATTGGCTGGTGGGTACTTACAAGGTCAAGAGATGGCAATACAAATCACCATTGGAATCAATGAATATGATCATCAGTTACCTACAATGGACCAGATAGTTGGCCTTGAAAGTGAAGAGCTCGATGAAAAGGTGTTTCAAGAAGGGTCCCCAGAGTATCCTCCAACACCCATAGATACCAGTGTGAGAGAGGTGCTAAAGTCCATTGAAAGGGTACTGTCTGTTGGAGCTTTGGATGAACTGGTAATGGCTTCTTCAAGTGACGATGCTGTGTGA
- the LOC107924957 gene encoding glutaredoxin-C9, whose protein sequence is MQEAIPYKSYSTTRATAVGSRSPLLNFLGGGGGVVANGSESSIRKLVEENAVVVFGRRGCCMCHVVMRLLLGHGANPVVCEVEEGKEEAAIGELSRIGGGGGGGDGGGGGGIQLPAVFVGGKMFGGLDRVMSTHISGELVPVLKDAGALWL, encoded by the coding sequence ATGCAAGAAGCAATCCCATATAAATCATATTCGACCACCAGAGCCACCGCCGTCGGCAGCCGTTCGCCGCTTCTTAACTTCCTCGGTGGTGGTGGGGGTGTGGTTGCCAATGGTAGTGAAAGCAGTATAAGGAAGCTGGTGGAGGAGAATGCTGTGGTGGTTTTCGGTAGACGTGGTTGCTGCATGTGCCATGTTGTGATGAGGTTACTGCTAGGGCATGGAGCGAACCCGGTTGTTTGCGAGGTCGAGGAAGGGAAAGAAGAGGCGGCGATCGGTGAGTTGTCGAGGAtcggcggcggcggcggcggcggcgatggaggtggtggtggtgggaTTCAGTTACCGGCTGTGTTCGTGGGAGGGAAGATGTTTGGGGGATTGGATAGGGTAATGTCTACTCATATATCTGGTGAATTGGTGCCTGTTTTGAAAGATGCTGGCGCTTTATGGCTATGA
- the LOC121222299 gene encoding MLO-like protein 12 has translation MAGEEETTTTSSETTLETTPTWAVATVVFVLILVSIFLEYLLHLLAKYFNKKRRKSLIQALDKIKSELMLLGFISLLLTVTEKRIANICIPKNVGETFLPCNDPLNNSEEEAKCQEQGKVSLLSRQGVRELQYLMFTLAFFHCLSCVLTFSLGMAKMRRWKSWEAETTTLEYLFSNDPRRFQLIHQTSFAMRHLRFWSEHKFLRWPACFVRQFYSSVSKVDYFTLRHGFITAHFSEGSNFDFQKYIKRALVKDFGVVVGISLWIWIFSVLFIFFNAHDFHNYLWLPFIPLLMLLVVGTQLQGIITRMCLDSHNRSQVVRGTFPVRPSDDFFWFGWPKLLLHFMHFILFQSSFQLAFFTWTWYEFGLRSCFHRSTKDIVIRVVMGVLVHILCGYVTLPLYALVTQMGTSMKKAVFPENVVEGLKRWRANARKKIALKSNYISARPSLETASAFGTSPSFSLDPSHSVMFDRVPESDHLAVEMVEDEERENTITREAEMEQQKRDSFGGFDLRNVS, from the exons atGGCAGGTGAGGAAGAGACGACAACGACGAGCTCTGAAACAACACTCGAAACAACCCCGACATGGGCTGTTGCCACggttgtttttgtcttgattttgGTCTCCATCTTTCTTGAGTATTTGCTTCATCTTTTGGCTAAG TATTTCAATAAGAAAAGAAGGAAGTCACTCATTCAAGCCCTTGACAAGATCAAATCAG AATTAATGCTGTTGGGCTTCATATCATTGCTATTAACTGTAACCGAAAAGCGAATAGCAAACATTTGTATCCCAAAGAACGTAGGCGAAACTTTTCTCCCTTGCAATGATCCTTTAAATAATAGCGAAGAGGAAGCAAAATGCCAAGAACAG GGAAAGGTATCATTGTTGTCAAGACAAGGTGTGAGGGAACTTCAATACTTGATGTTTACTCTGGCTTTCTTCCATTGTTTGTCTTGCGTCCTTACATTCAGTCTTGGAATGGCAAAG ATGAGAAGATGGAAATCTTGGGAAGCTGAAACAACAACACTAGAATATCTTTTCTCAAATG ATCCTCGGAGGTTCCAACTTATCCATCAAACATCATTTGCAATGCGACACCTGAGATTCTGGAGTGAACACAAATTTCTTCGTTGGCCG GCATGTTTTGTTCGACAGTTCTATTCATCCGTTTCCAAAGTGGACTACTTCACGCTCAGACATGGATTCATTACG GCTCATTTTTCAGAGGGAAGCaattttgacttccaaaagtACATAAAAAGAGCTTTGGTAAAGGACTTTGGAGTGGTTGTGGGGATAAG CCTCTGGATTTGGATCTTCTCAGTGTTGTTCATATTCTTCAATGCGCATG ATTTTCATAATTATCTCTGGCTTCCTTTCATTCCGCTACTG ATGTTATTGGTGGTTGGGACACAACTACAAGGCATCATAACAAGGATGTGTTTGGACAGCCATAACAGGTCCCAAGTAGTGAGAGGAACATTTCCGGTTAGGCCTAGTGATGATTTCTTCTGGTTTGGCTGGCCTAAACTGCTTCTCCACTTCATGCACTTCATTTTGTTTCag AGCTCTTTTCAATTAGCATTCTTCACCTGGACGTGG TATGAATTTGGATTAAGATCGTGTTTCCATCGAAGTACTAAAGACATCGTGATAAGAGTAGTAATGGGAGTTTTGGTTCACATCCTTTGTGGATATGTTACTCTGCCTCTCTATGCTTTAGTCACTCAG ATGGGGACATCAATGAAGAAAGCTGTGTTCCCTGAAAACGTGGTGGAAGGTCTAAAAAGATGGCGAGCCAATGCTAGAAAAAAAATCGCCCTAAAAAGTAACTACATTTCAGCACGGCCTTCACTCGAGACCGCATCTGCCTTCGGAACTTCACCTTCTTTCAGCCTCGATCCGTCTCATTCGGTAATGTTTGATCGAGTACCCGAATCCGATCACCTTGCCGTCGAGATGGTGGAAGATGAAGAAAGGGAAAATACGATAACTAGAGAAGCAGAAATGGAGCAACAAAAGAGAGATTCCTTTGGTGGTTTTGATCTTAGAAATGTGTCGTGA